DNA from Symbiobacterium terraclitae:
GAGCACCACCGGCGGCAGGTCGGGCTCGGGGAAGTAGCGGTAGTCCTCGGCGTCCTCCTTGGAGCGCAGCAGGACGGAGATGCCCTGAGCGTCGCGCCAGGAGCGGGTCTCCTGCTCGACGGCGCCGCCCTCCTCCAGGATGGAGATGTGCCGCTTCTGCTCGTACTCGATGCCCCGCACCACGGCGGAGAAGGAGTTGACGTTCTTCAGCTCCGAGCGCACGCCGAACTCGGCGGAACCCGCGGGCCGCACCGAGACGTTGACGTCGCAGCGCATCGAGCCCTCCTCCATCTTCACGTCGCTGACGCCGCAGTACTTGAGGATGGAGCGCAGCTTATTCAGGAAGAGGTCGGCCTCCTCGGACGAGCGGATGTCGGGCTCGGTGACGATCTCGATCAGCGGCACGCCGGCCCGGTTGAAGTCCACCAGCGAGGTGTCGGCCGCGGCCACGTCGTCGCCGGCGTGGACCAGCTTGCCCGCGTCGTTCTCCAGGTGGATCCGCTTGATGCGGATGCGCCGGCTGGTGCCGTCCTTCCGGGTGATGTCCACGTACCCGTCGTAGCAGAGCGGCAGGTCGTACTGGCTGATCTGGTAGCCCGACGGGTTGTCCGGGTAGAAGTAGTTCTTCCGGTCGAACTTGGAATAGCGCTGGATCTTGCAGTTGAGGGCCAGGCCCGCCTTCACGGCGTACTCCAGCGCCTGGGCGTTCAGCACGGGAAGCGACCCGGGCAGCGCCAGGCAGACCGGGCAGACGTTGGTGTTGGGCTCGGCGCCGAACTCGTTCTTGCAGGAGCACCAGACCTTGGTCTCGGTGGAGAGCTCCACGTGGACTTCAAGGCCGATGACGGTTTCCCACTTGGCGGTCACTGCTGCCGCCCCCCCTTCAGGTCCACATCCGGACGGGCCTCGTGGTGCTTCGTCACCTTCTGGTACGCCCAGGCCAGCTGCAGGAGCTGGGTGTCGGCGAAGTGCTGGCCGATGAGCTGCAGCCCGACCGGCAGGCCGTCGGCAAAGCCGCAGGGCACCGAGATCGCGGGCAGGCCGGCCAGGTTGACGGGGATGGTGCAGATGTCGGCCAGGTACATGGAGAGCGGATCGTCCAGCTTCTCGCCCAGCCGCCAGGCGGTGGTGGGCACCGTCGGTGTGACCAGCGCATCGAACCGCCCGAAGGCCCGCTCGAAGTCGCGGATCACGAGGGTACGCACCTGCTGCGCCTTCTTGTAGTAGGCGTCGTAGTAGCCGCTGGAGAGGGCGTAGGTCCCGATCATGATGCGGCGCTTGACCTCGGGGCCGAAGCCCTCGGCGCGGGTCCTGCCGTACATCTCCAGGAGACCGCTGGCCCCCGCAGCGCGGTAGCCGTAGCGCACGCCGTCGAAGCGGGCCAGGTTGGCCGAGGCCTCGGCTGGGGCGATGATGTAGTAGGCCGACAGGGCGTGCTCGGTGCTGGGCAGCGAGCACTCCTCCACGCTGGCGCCGAGCTCCTCCAGCTGCTTGATGGCCTCCTCGACCCGGGCCCGGACGCCGGCCTCGATGCCGGATCCGAAGTACTCCCGGGGAACGCCCAGCCGGACGCCCTTGAGGGACGGCTCGCCGCCGAACTTGACCTCAGGCGGGGTGCGGCCCGCGTTGGTCGCGTCGCGCCGGTCCGGGCCGGCGATGACCTCGAAGAGCCGGGCCACGTCCTCCACGTCGTGCCCGAAGGGACCGATCTGGTCCAGGGAGGAGGCGAAGGCCACCAGGCCGTAACGGCTGACGTAGCCGTAGGTGGGCTTCAGCCCCACCACGCCGGTCAGCGCCGCCGGCTGCCGGATGGAGCCGCCGGTGTCGGAGCCGAGGGACAGGGGGACCTCCTCGGCGGCCACAGCCGCGGCCGAACCAGAGGAGGAGCCGCCGGGGATGCGCTCCAGGTCCCACGGGTTCCGGGTGACGCCGAAGGCGGAGGTCTCGCCCGAGGAGCCCATGGCGAACTCGTCCATGTTGGTCTTGCCGATGATGATCGCGCCCGAGGCGCGCAGCCGCTCCACCACGGTCGCGTCGTAGGGCGGCACGTAGCCCTTCAGGATGCGGGAGGCGCAGGTGGTCTCGATGCCGCACGTGCAGATGTTGTCCTTGACGGCGACGGGGACGCCGGCCAGCGGCCCGAACTCCCTGTCGCCGGCCTTGCGCCGTGCATCCAGCTTCCGCGCCCGGTCCAGCGCGTGCTCCGCCGCCACCTTGATGAACGCGCCCACGACCGGGTCGACGCTGGCGATGCGGCTCAGAACGGATTCGGTGATCTCCACCGCCGACAGCTCGCCGGCCAGGAAGAGCCGGTTCAGCCTGGCGGCGCTCAGCTTATGGGTCATAGCTGCCATCCCCTAGCCCTCCGTGATCTTCGGTACCCGGAAGCAGCCCGCCTCGGCCTCGGGGGCCTGTTCCAGGACGGTCTGCCGGTCCAGCGACGCCTGGGGCTTGTCCGCGCGCAGGACATTCTCCAGGGATACCGCGTGGTAAGTGGGCGGCACGCCGGTGACGTCCAGCCGGTTCATGCTCTCTACGTGCTCCAGGATGCGGCTCAGCTGCACCGTAAAGGCCGCCTTCTCCTCCTCGGAGAGGCTCAACCGGGCCAGACGGGCCACGTGCTCAACCTCTTTCAGCGTCAGCGCCATGGTCCATCACCACCATCTATAGTCTGGGAGAGCCCGGTGGGCACGCCCGTGCGTAACTACCTGATTTTATCACAGAGCGGCGCAAACCGGCAATCTTCCTGGCAGCGGCAGGGCAGAGCGAACCAACAGCCGCCAGCGGCCGGTCTCATGAGCGGGGAGCAAACGCACGAGGAGGAGTTCGCATGGCTCACACCGCCGTCAAGGTCCTGTTCGACTCGTCGCACCGCACGTTGGAGGAGATGCTCAACGAGTGGCTGGCCGAGGTGTCGGGTTCCGTGACGATCATCGACGTCACGCTGAACTCCAACCAGTACGGGC
Protein-coding regions in this window:
- the gatC gene encoding Asp-tRNA(Asn)/Glu-tRNA(Gln) amidotransferase subunit GatC, whose product is MALTLKEVEHVARLARLSLSEEEKAAFTVQLSRILEHVESMNRLDVTGVPPTYHAVSLENVLRADKPQASLDRQTVLEQAPEAEAGCFRVPKITEG
- the gatA gene encoding Asp-tRNA(Asn)/Glu-tRNA(Gln) amidotransferase subunit GatA — encoded protein: MTHKLSAARLNRLFLAGELSAVEITESVLSRIASVDPVVGAFIKVAAEHALDRARKLDARRKAGDREFGPLAGVPVAVKDNICTCGIETTCASRILKGYVPPYDATVVERLRASGAIIIGKTNMDEFAMGSSGETSAFGVTRNPWDLERIPGGSSSGSAAAVAAEEVPLSLGSDTGGSIRQPAALTGVVGLKPTYGYVSRYGLVAFASSLDQIGPFGHDVEDVARLFEVIAGPDRRDATNAGRTPPEVKFGGEPSLKGVRLGVPREYFGSGIEAGVRARVEEAIKQLEELGASVEECSLPSTEHALSAYYIIAPAEASANLARFDGVRYGYRAAGASGLLEMYGRTRAEGFGPEVKRRIMIGTYALSSGYYDAYYKKAQQVRTLVIRDFERAFGRFDALVTPTVPTTAWRLGEKLDDPLSMYLADICTIPVNLAGLPAISVPCGFADGLPVGLQLIGQHFADTQLLQLAWAYQKVTKHHEARPDVDLKGGRQQ
- the gatB gene encoding Asp-tRNA(Asn)/Glu-tRNA(Gln) amidotransferase subunit GatB, with the translated sequence MTAKWETVIGLEVHVELSTETKVWCSCKNEFGAEPNTNVCPVCLALPGSLPVLNAQALEYAVKAGLALNCKIQRYSKFDRKNYFYPDNPSGYQISQYDLPLCYDGYVDITRKDGTSRRIRIKRIHLENDAGKLVHAGDDVAAADTSLVDFNRAGVPLIEIVTEPDIRSSEEADLFLNKLRSILKYCGVSDVKMEEGSMRCDVNVSVRPAGSAEFGVRSELKNVNSFSAVVRGIEYEQKRHISILEEGGAVEQETRSWRDAQGISVLLRSKEDAEDYRYFPEPDLPPVVLTDEDVERVRASLPELPDAIMARLMSDYGLSAYDASIIVAEKEYADWFLRAVELAGRESAKTVANWQINELNRVMNEKGLGPDQIPVTPEQLAGMLKLIEKGTITGKIAKTVFEKMVESGKDAETIVKEEGLTQVADEGELLKIAREVVAANPKVFEDWKSGKQSAAQWFVGQLMKATRGRANPQLALKLVTQALEEQAGQQ